Proteins encoded by one window of Erythrobacter sp.:
- a CDS encoding glutathione-dependent formaldehyde dehydrogenase, translated as MKALTWHGTKDVRVETVDDPEIINPRDAILKVTSTAICGSDLHLYDGVIPGMQAGDILGHEFMGEAVEVGKDSTLEKGQRVVVPFTISCGGCFHCQVQQYSACENSNPAEKQDMSASLYGHPMSGLFGYSHLTGGYSGGQAEYVRVPFSDVGPIVIPDHLEDDKVLFLSDILPTGWMAAENAEIQPDDTVAVWGCGPVGLFAIQSAIAMGAAKVIAIDHYPHRLELARQLGAEVIDFRKTDVREALMEMSGGIGVDAVIDAVGMEAHGFAIDNMVDVVKQKVGVGADRASVLKQALLAVRFGGKVSIPGVYGGMTDKFPTGALMEKGLQVRSGQTHVQKYTKPLLDKIEDGSLDTTFLISHRLPLDEAAKGYRNFKEKQDSWTKVILKPGMAAK; from the coding sequence ATGAAGGCGCTGACCTGGCACGGCACCAAGGATGTCCGCGTGGAAACGGTGGACGATCCCGAGATCATCAATCCGCGCGATGCGATCCTGAAAGTGACCTCGACCGCGATCTGCGGCTCCGATTTGCACCTTTACGACGGGGTCATTCCGGGGATGCAGGCAGGCGATATTCTCGGCCATGAATTCATGGGCGAAGCGGTCGAAGTAGGAAAGGATAGCACGCTGGAGAAGGGGCAGCGTGTGGTGGTTCCATTTACTATCAGCTGCGGCGGCTGTTTCCATTGCCAGGTGCAGCAATATTCCGCGTGCGAGAACTCCAATCCTGCTGAAAAGCAGGACATGTCGGCGTCGCTCTACGGGCATCCGATGTCCGGGCTGTTCGGTTACTCCCACCTGACCGGTGGCTATTCGGGCGGGCAGGCAGAATATGTGCGTGTACCGTTTTCCGATGTTGGCCCCATCGTGATCCCCGATCACCTTGAGGACGATAAGGTGCTGTTCCTGTCCGATATCCTTCCGACCGGCTGGATGGCGGCGGAGAATGCCGAGATCCAGCCGGATGACACGGTGGCGGTCTGGGGCTGCGGGCCGGTCGGCCTGTTTGCGATCCAATCCGCGATCGCGATGGGTGCGGCGAAGGTAATCGCCATCGATCACTATCCCCATCGGCTTGAACTCGCTCGGCAGCTTGGCGCTGAAGTGATCGATTTCCGCAAGACCGACGTGCGTGAAGCGCTCATGGAAATGTCCGGCGGAATCGGGGTGGACGCGGTGATCGACGCAGTTGGGATGGAGGCCCACGGCTTTGCAATCGACAACATGGTCGATGTCGTAAAGCAGAAGGTCGGCGTTGGTGCGGACCGCGCAAGCGTACTCAAGCAAGCATTGCTGGCCGTCCGCTTCGGCGGCAAGGTTTCAATCCCCGGCGTTTACGGCGGAATGACCGATAAGTTTCCTACCGGCGCGCTGATGGAGAAAGGTTTGCAAGTCCGCTCCGGCCAGACACATGTGCAGAAGTATACGAAGCCCCTGCTCGACAAGATCGAAGACGGTTCGCTCGATACCACTTTTCTCATCAGCCACCGTTTGCCGCTGGACGAGGCTGCCAAGGGCTATCGCAACTTCAAGGAAAAGCAGGATAGCTGGACCAAGGTGATCCTGAAGCCCGGGATGGCAGCAAAGTAA
- a CDS encoding nuclear transport factor 2 family protein, with product MSDVETRLAALEKSVHRLEDEAAIQRLQMAYGYYIDYNRPEEVAGLFAKDGAVVFLSGEYVGHEGVMRLYGTWFQNLFTRGRRGPVHGLLLDHFQFQPVITVAEDRMTAKGRFRGMLAGGWHDEAMSWKPDGPPQQFWEAGLYENDYVREPGPDGELVWKIKRLNYLMQWQGDYETGWAKTIAHLQPAVVAYPENPLGPDRILPEEEWRTTWPNRHPVEMSFAHPVLGEAFKVGHFTKMMTKEEFAG from the coding sequence ATGAGTGATGTGGAAACCCGCCTGGCCGCGTTGGAAAAGAGCGTCCACCGGCTGGAAGACGAGGCAGCGATCCAGCGGCTGCAAATGGCCTATGGCTATTACATCGATTACAACCGGCCCGAAGAAGTCGCCGGGCTGTTCGCCAAGGATGGCGCGGTGGTGTTCCTCTCGGGCGAGTATGTCGGCCACGAAGGGGTGATGCGGCTTTACGGGACGTGGTTCCAGAACCTGTTCACACGCGGCCGCCGTGGGCCGGTGCACGGCCTGCTGCTCGATCATTTCCAGTTCCAGCCGGTCATCACCGTGGCCGAGGACCGGATGACTGCCAAGGGCCGTTTTCGCGGGATGCTGGCGGGCGGCTGGCACGATGAAGCGATGAGCTGGAAGCCCGACGGCCCGCCGCAGCAGTTCTGGGAAGCGGGGCTCTACGAGAACGACTATGTGCGCGAACCGGGTCCCGACGGCGAGCTGGTGTGGAAGATCAAGCGGCTGAATTACCTGATGCAGTGGCAGGGCGATTACGAGACCGGATGGGCCAAGACCATTGCCCATCTCCAGCCCGCCGTGGTCGCCTATCCGGAAAACCCGCTCGGCCCCGATCGCATCCTGCCGGAAGAAGAATGGCGCACCACCTGGCCCAACCGCCACCCGGTGGAAATGAGCTTTGCGCACCCGGTGCTGGGGGAGGCCTTCAAGGTCGGTCACTTCACCAAGATGATGACCAAGGAAGAATTCGCGGGCTGA
- a CDS encoding DUF421 domain-containing protein, with product MESVLRGAAIYLVLLVIVRLSGRRTMDQATPFDFVLLLIVAETTQQALLGDDFSVTNAVILIVTLFLMDIGLSYLTRRFPRLDKVIDGRPTFLMVDGIPDERALRKTRMTPKDIMVAARKQHGLETIAQVKHAVLESDSGITIIPQPESR from the coding sequence ATGGAAAGCGTATTGCGCGGCGCGGCGATCTATCTCGTTCTCCTGGTGATTGTCCGCCTCTCCGGACGCCGCACGATGGACCAGGCAACCCCGTTTGATTTCGTACTGCTGCTGATCGTCGCGGAAACGACCCAGCAGGCGCTGCTCGGCGATGATTTTTCAGTTACCAACGCAGTCATTCTCATCGTGACGCTGTTTCTAATGGATATCGGCCTATCGTACCTGACGCGCCGTTTTCCCCGCCTCGACAAGGTTATCGACGGCAGGCCCACCTTCCTGATGGTCGATGGAATTCCGGACGAGCGTGCCCTGCGCAAGACGCGCATGACCCCGAAAGACATCATGGTCGCGGCGCGCAAGCAGCACGGGCTCGAAACCATCGCGCAGGTGAAGCACGCGGTCCTGGAAAGCGATTCCGGCATCACCATTATTCCCCAGCCAGAAAGCCGCTGA
- a CDS encoding SDR family oxidoreductase encodes MSELANGAGDEWRGRVAFITGAVTGIGLGTAQAFADAGMRLALSYRNEDDRAATAEWFASKGYEQPLFCKLDVMDRARFAEVADEVVAHFGEVHVLVNNAGVSVFGPTDEASYDDFDWIMGVNFGGVVNGIVSFLPKIKAASGRRHVTNIASMAAFLPGPQAGIYTASKFAVRGLTESLRYNLAPHGIGCSLCCPALTRTNAWASAHKRPEDFADAGFAPPKEGELEQFGTAFEQFGMDPYVVGSKILAGMTAQDGLILTHPEHGVDFAEEYLKQVRALPVEECPPGRAHIENLRRKAMRDAEAGIRTEMDDLT; translated from the coding sequence ATGAGCGAACTGGCAAATGGAGCAGGCGACGAATGGCGGGGCCGGGTCGCCTTCATCACCGGCGCAGTCACGGGGATCGGCCTTGGCACGGCGCAAGCCTTTGCCGATGCGGGAATGCGACTCGCGCTGTCCTACCGCAACGAGGATGACCGCGCCGCCACTGCCGAATGGTTCGCGAGCAAGGGCTACGAACAGCCACTGTTCTGCAAACTCGACGTGATGGACCGCGCCCGCTTTGCCGAAGTTGCGGACGAAGTGGTGGCCCATTTCGGCGAAGTCCACGTACTGGTGAACAACGCCGGGGTCAGCGTTTTCGGCCCGACGGACGAGGCCAGCTACGACGATTTCGACTGGATCATGGGGGTGAACTTCGGCGGCGTCGTCAACGGGATCGTCAGCTTCCTGCCGAAAATCAAGGCGGCGAGCGGGCGACGGCACGTGACCAATATTGCCAGCATGGCCGCCTTCCTCCCCGGCCCGCAGGCGGGCATCTACACCGCCAGCAAGTTCGCCGTGCGCGGGCTGACCGAATCGCTGCGCTACAATCTCGCCCCGCACGGGATCGGCTGCTCGCTGTGCTGCCCCGCGCTCACCCGCACCAATGCCTGGGCCAGCGCGCACAAGCGTCCCGAAGACTTCGCCGACGCCGGGTTCGCGCCGCCGAAGGAAGGCGAGCTGGAGCAGTTCGGCACCGCTTTCGAGCAGTTCGGGATGGATCCTTACGTGGTCGGCAGCAAGATCCTTGCCGGGATGACCGCGCAGGACGGGCTGATTCTTACCCACCCCGAACACGGCGTCGATTTTGCTGAGGAATACCTGAAGCAGGTCCGCGCCCTGCCGGTGGAGGAATGCCCGCCGGGACGCGCCCATATCGAGAATCTGCGCCGCAAGGCGATGCGCGATGCCGAGGCAGGCATTCGGACAGAAATGGACGATCTGACCTGA
- a CDS encoding hemerythrin domain-containing protein, which translates to MANATDTDATHILSSDHRKVEELFEKFDGASGTGRKAEIAQQICNELKIHTLIEEEIFYPALEGKIEDDLLKEAYVEHDGAKLLVNEIAAGGPDEEFYDAKVTVLKEQIEHHVKEEEKQRDNMFQQARAADVDLNALGKRMLERKEELLSIAEKQGLPPAEMRTTG; encoded by the coding sequence ATGGCCAATGCAACCGATACCGACGCCACGCATATTCTCAGCAGCGACCACCGGAAGGTCGAAGAGCTGTTCGAAAAGTTCGACGGTGCTTCCGGCACCGGCCGGAAGGCAGAGATTGCCCAGCAAATCTGTAACGAACTGAAAATCCACACCCTGATTGAGGAGGAGATTTTCTATCCGGCGCTCGAAGGCAAGATCGAAGATGATCTTTTGAAAGAGGCCTATGTCGAGCACGACGGTGCCAAGCTGCTGGTGAATGAAATCGCTGCAGGCGGGCCGGACGAGGAGTTCTACGACGCCAAGGTGACCGTGCTCAAGGAGCAGATCGAGCACCATGTGAAGGAAGAGGAAAAGCAGCGGGACAACATGTTCCAGCAGGCGCGTGCGGCCGATGTCGATCTGAACGCGCTCGGTAAGCGTATGCTCGAGCGCAAGGAAGAACTGTTGTCCATTGCCGAAAAGCAGGGCCTGCCGCCCGCGGAAATGCGCACCACCGGCTGA
- a CDS encoding DUF418 domain-containing protein, translating into MVEERIELVDGLRGYALLGLFLVHCVERFELYWLNPQPDAWFDAVFAISSGKAFSIFALLFGFGFATIMANARARGEDFAWRFGWRLMLLFVIGTVHALIYRGDILQVLALVGMVMIPFERLRSDRALLVIAALLFFQFPLLLRAWLAAQGVAWAAAPPLFWGDSGLAVLASGSLAEVLAVNAGPGMFGKWSFYVETGRMLAIAGLFLVGMVLHRQRLFADAAKRRSHWLAILFGGLGIWALARIAESLILPWDGAQMTGESLTTSLAQYRAIGATAFQVALFVLLWQTPVRGLLALLVPAGRMTLTLYVGQSLVFVPIIYGFGWALWDQLSNAELVLLGLLAFAAQIALAAPWFRHFRYGPLEWLWRVGTRTTLAIPIRLGSAKTPA; encoded by the coding sequence ATGGTGGAAGAACGGATCGAACTGGTGGACGGGCTGCGCGGTTACGCGCTGCTCGGCCTGTTCCTCGTGCATTGCGTGGAGCGGTTCGAGCTCTACTGGCTCAACCCGCAGCCCGATGCCTGGTTCGATGCCGTTTTCGCCATTTCCAGCGGCAAGGCGTTCTCGATCTTCGCGCTGCTGTTCGGCTTCGGCTTTGCCACGATCATGGCGAATGCGCGGGCGCGGGGTGAGGATTTTGCCTGGCGCTTCGGCTGGCGATTGATGCTGCTGTTCGTCATCGGCACAGTGCATGCTCTGATCTATCGCGGCGATATCCTGCAAGTGCTGGCATTGGTAGGGATGGTGATGATCCCGTTCGAGCGGCTGCGCTCGGACCGGGCACTGTTGGTAATCGCCGCCCTGCTGTTCTTCCAGTTTCCGCTGCTCCTGCGTGCATGGCTGGCCGCGCAGGGGGTGGCATGGGCCGCTGCTCCCCCGTTGTTCTGGGGCGATAGCGGGCTTGCCGTTTTGGCCAGCGGCTCGCTGGCCGAAGTGCTGGCGGTGAATGCCGGGCCTGGGATGTTCGGGAAGTGGTCTTTCTACGTGGAAACCGGACGGATGCTGGCGATAGCAGGCCTGTTCCTCGTGGGCATGGTGCTCCACCGCCAGCGGTTGTTTGCAGATGCGGCGAAACGGCGCAGCCACTGGCTGGCGATTCTGTTTGGCGGCTTGGGTATCTGGGCCTTGGCAAGGATAGCAGAGAGCCTGATCCTGCCGTGGGACGGCGCGCAGATGACGGGTGAATCACTTACCACATCATTGGCGCAGTATCGGGCCATCGGGGCAACCGCGTTTCAGGTCGCGCTGTTCGTCCTGCTCTGGCAAACGCCCGTGCGCGGTCTGCTGGCGCTGCTGGTTCCGGCCGGGCGGATGACACTGACACTTTATGTCGGGCAATCGCTGGTGTTCGTGCCGATCATTTACGGCTTTGGCTGGGCACTATGGGACCAGCTCTCGAATGCCGAACTGGTGCTGCTTGGACTCCTCGCCTTCGCCGCCCAGATCGCGCTCGCTGCACCTTGGTTCCGCCATTTCCGCTACGGCCCGCTCGAATGGCTGTGGCGCGTCGGCACTCGCACCACGCTCGCGATTCCCATCCGGCTTGGAAGCGCCAAAACCCCAGCTTAA
- a CDS encoding Crp/Fnr family transcriptional regulator, translating into MLTSRLMINKRGATLDASERSRIEDAISEVRDLAPRSTVVRPGVELNHSTILVSGILSRYIDDRKGLRQLVAIHFPGDFVDLHAFPLKVLDHGIEAISSAVVACVPHSELCAMTSEFPGLARKFWTSTLIDAAIHRAWLFRLGRLDAMGRIAHFLSETNVRLGAIGLSNGKEFRLDLTQTDIAEISGLTNVHVNRVMRQLREEGLCVFRSSKVEIIDPGKLARRGQFNPGYLKIDTSPLSALEPHEMAINALALEHPK; encoded by the coding sequence ATGCTCACGAGCCGATTGATGATCAACAAGCGCGGAGCGACGCTCGACGCATCAGAACGGTCACGGATTGAGGACGCCATAAGTGAAGTTCGCGATCTGGCACCGCGCTCCACCGTCGTTCGGCCCGGCGTTGAACTCAATCACAGTACCATTCTGGTAAGTGGCATATTGTCACGATACATCGATGACAGAAAGGGCCTGCGCCAGTTGGTCGCAATCCATTTCCCTGGCGATTTCGTAGATTTGCATGCCTTCCCGCTCAAGGTGCTCGATCATGGCATAGAAGCGATTTCGTCGGCAGTGGTGGCCTGCGTTCCGCATAGCGAGCTATGTGCGATGACCAGCGAGTTTCCCGGCCTTGCCCGAAAGTTCTGGACTTCGACCCTGATCGATGCCGCCATCCATCGTGCTTGGCTGTTTCGTCTCGGTCGGCTCGACGCGATGGGCCGGATCGCGCATTTCCTGAGCGAAACGAATGTCCGACTTGGAGCGATTGGCCTCAGCAACGGCAAAGAATTCAGACTGGATTTGACACAAACCGATATTGCAGAAATCAGTGGTTTGACCAACGTCCATGTCAATCGCGTCATGCGGCAATTGCGCGAAGAGGGCCTGTGCGTCTTCCGTTCCTCTAAAGTGGAAATTATCGATCCTGGAAAGCTTGCCCGACGCGGCCAGTTCAATCCGGGTTATCTCAAGATCGATACGTCGCCGCTATCGGCGCTTGAGCCTCACGAGATGGCGATCAACGCCCTAGCGCTTGAACATCCGAAATGA
- a CDS encoding CinA family protein gives MTGNRELELVLTGKIRDLASCVLDLADAKGLRISCAESCTGGLLAAVLTGLPGKSHSFESGFIVYSDEAKVKLLDIPAKTIEVHGAVSKTIAISMAEQCLRHGSGDIALSITGFAGPAEDDEEEGLVHLAVARSGMDALHREVHFGAIGRDAVRRKALETGLEMLTQAMAA, from the coding sequence ATGACCGGGAACCGGGAACTGGAACTTGTATTGACAGGAAAGATCCGGGATCTGGCAAGCTGTGTGCTCGATCTCGCGGATGCGAAGGGTCTTCGCATCAGTTGCGCCGAAAGCTGCACCGGGGGATTGCTTGCAGCAGTGCTGACCGGCCTGCCGGGGAAAAGCCACAGCTTCGAAAGCGGGTTCATCGTCTATTCGGACGAGGCGAAGGTCAAGCTTCTGGATATCCCGGCAAAGACGATCGAGGTCCACGGTGCCGTGAGCAAGACCATCGCCATTTCAATGGCAGAACAGTGCCTGCGCCACGGGAGCGGGGATATAGCCTTGTCCATTACGGGCTTTGCGGGCCCTGCCGAAGACGACGAAGAAGAGGGGCTGGTGCACCTCGCGGTAGCGAGAAGCGGAATGGATGCTCTTCATCGCGAAGTTCACTTTGGCGCCATCGGACGCGATGCAGTTCGGCGTAAAGCATTGGAGACGGGGCTGGAAATGCTCACCCAGGCCATGGCCGCGTAA
- a CDS encoding aspartate/tyrosine/aromatic aminotransferase: MLDRLDQQAPDALLALIKLYNADPRNDKIDLGVGVYRTADGATPVFAAIKGAERRLVAEQPTKAYLGPEGDMGFVHALVPHVFGSAAPEGGRLDGMQTPGGTGAVRLALALARKAGVTRVLMGVPSWPNHAQILADLGLELVEFNHAGTDGEADMGALRQALGAAREGDAVLLHGCCHNPTGVDYTNAHWDEIAELLAHSPVLPVIDLAYQGLGDGMDEDAYGMRAVVRAVSEVLVAYSCDKNFGLYRDRVGAFYVISADAAATTRAVSNAAALARANWSMPPDHGGAAVRLVLEDESLTAQWLEELADMRSRIGRVRAKLAASSNAGGVNLEPLGRQKGMFAMLPVSKDQVQRLRDDHGIYMAGSGRINVAGLTTDNIDAFVGALAAVAQ, encoded by the coding sequence ATGCTGGACCGACTCGACCAACAAGCCCCCGATGCGCTGCTGGCGCTCATCAAGCTCTACAACGCAGATCCGCGTAACGACAAGATCGACCTTGGCGTGGGCGTTTACCGCACTGCGGATGGCGCTACCCCGGTATTCGCCGCGATCAAGGGGGCAGAGCGCCGCCTGGTGGCGGAGCAACCGACCAAGGCCTATCTCGGGCCAGAGGGCGACATGGGCTTTGTCCACGCCCTGGTGCCCCACGTGTTCGGCAGTGCCGCGCCGGAGGGTGGCCGGCTAGACGGAATGCAAACACCGGGCGGCACGGGCGCGGTACGGCTGGCTTTGGCGCTCGCGAGGAAGGCTGGCGTCACTCGGGTGCTGATGGGTGTGCCGAGCTGGCCCAACCACGCGCAGATCCTTGCCGACCTCGGGCTGGAACTGGTGGAGTTCAATCACGCTGGCACTGATGGCGAGGCCGACATGGGAGCGCTTCGGCAGGCGCTTGGCGCCGCTAGAGAGGGTGATGCAGTGCTGCTCCACGGCTGCTGTCATAACCCCACTGGCGTAGATTACACCAACGCGCATTGGGACGAGATCGCTGAGCTGCTGGCGCATAGCCCGGTGTTGCCGGTCATTGATCTCGCCTACCAAGGCCTGGGCGACGGCATGGACGAAGATGCCTATGGAATGCGCGCAGTGGTACGCGCGGTCAGCGAAGTGCTGGTGGCCTACAGCTGCGACAAGAACTTCGGCCTCTATCGCGACCGTGTCGGCGCGTTCTACGTCATCAGTGCCGATGCCGCTGCGACCACGCGGGCGGTATCCAACGCTGCAGCGCTCGCGCGCGCCAACTGGTCGATGCCGCCCGATCACGGCGGCGCGGCTGTACGTCTGGTGCTGGAGGACGAAAGCCTGACTGCGCAATGGCTGGAAGAATTGGCCGACATGCGCAGTCGCATCGGCCGGGTGCGCGCGAAACTCGCCGCATCGAGCAATGCGGGCGGGGTCAATCTGGAACCGCTTGGCCGCCAGAAAGGCATGTTTGCCATGCTGCCTGTGTCGAAGGATCAGGTGCAGCGATTGCGGGACGATCACGGCATCTACATGGCCGGATCGGGGCGGATCAACGTGGCCGGACTGACCACCGACAATATCGATGCCTTTGTCGGCGCACTGGCAGCTGTTGCCCAATAG
- a CDS encoding dienelactone hydrolase family protein, translating into MCDQQHVSEMGRVSRRQFGVLGAAGAIAACAPIETGSAAGGLTQTNVSFAADGGTMDGVFIHPTSGAHPAVVLWPDIAGLRPAKIEMGRRLAAQGYAVLVANPYYRSVSGQQFADFDDWRNNDGWNRVTPWRDANTPAAVQATARSVVAWLDAQDAVDSARGIGNQGYCMTGSWTILAAAAVPARIKAAASFHGGGLTGDGDLVPANLLDEMAADAGALIAISRDDDAQDAAAKAILAAAGEAAAAEVTVEVYAGDHGWTVLDSPVYDQAEAERAWANLLELYADKL; encoded by the coding sequence ATGTGTGACCAGCAACACGTTTCGGAAATGGGCCGGGTCAGCCGCCGCCAGTTTGGCGTTCTCGGGGCTGCCGGAGCGATTGCCGCCTGTGCCCCGATCGAAACCGGCAGCGCGGCGGGCGGCCTGACTCAGACCAATGTCAGCTTCGCTGCGGACGGCGGAACGATGGACGGAGTGTTCATTCACCCCACGTCCGGAGCGCACCCGGCGGTGGTGTTATGGCCTGACATCGCGGGCCTGCGCCCGGCCAAGATCGAGATGGGGCGGCGGCTGGCGGCTCAGGGCTATGCGGTGCTGGTGGCAAATCCCTACTATCGCTCGGTCAGCGGCCAGCAATTTGCCGATTTCGACGATTGGCGTAACAACGACGGCTGGAACCGCGTCACGCCCTGGCGGGACGCCAATACCCCCGCAGCGGTACAGGCAACGGCGCGTAGCGTGGTCGCCTGGCTCGATGCACAGGACGCGGTCGATTCGGCGCGCGGGATTGGCAACCAGGGCTACTGCATGACCGGTAGCTGGACGATCCTTGCCGCCGCCGCCGTGCCTGCACGGATCAAGGCTGCCGCCAGCTTCCACGGTGGCGGGCTGACCGGAGACGGCGACCTTGTGCCCGCGAACCTGCTCGACGAAATGGCCGCCGACGCCGGTGCCCTGATCGCGATCTCGCGCGACGACGATGCACAGGATGCAGCAGCGAAAGCGATCCTTGCCGCCGCCGGGGAAGCCGCCGCTGCGGAGGTTACGGTGGAGGTCTACGCCGGGGATCATGGCTGGACGGTGCTCGACAGCCCCGTCTACGACCAAGCAGAAGCCGAGCGCGCCTGGGCAAACTTACTCGAACTTTACGCCGACAAGTTATGA
- a CDS encoding DUF4168 domain-containing protein, with protein sequence MKFLTTIAGTAFFLAGSTALAQDVPETAAPPVPEPIQTQDIPPAATPPSTPIQTQDVPPDQPADPAHSTTEASPIPQTAFTDTQVAAFAAAALAMREVRADATLDDAGKRAQAEAIVAENGLDPATYQAIGTSAQQDPALAARIQQAIDAMAQEPGD encoded by the coding sequence ATGAAATTCCTGACCACTATTGCCGGAACGGCATTCTTTCTCGCGGGCAGCACCGCTCTGGCTCAGGATGTCCCGGAAACCGCCGCACCTCCCGTGCCCGAACCGATCCAGACACAGGACATCCCGCCTGCAGCCACTCCGCCTTCTACTCCGATCCAAACGCAGGATGTGCCGCCAGACCAACCTGCGGATCCCGCACACAGCACCACCGAAGCGTCGCCCATCCCGCAAACCGCATTCACCGATACACAGGTGGCTGCCTTCGCGGCAGCGGCACTGGCAATGCGCGAAGTTCGCGCCGATGCCACGCTCGACGACGCCGGCAAGCGCGCTCAGGCAGAGGCCATCGTGGCGGAAAACGGTCTCGATCCCGCTACTTATCAGGCCATCGGCACTTCGGCACAACAAGACCCGGCACTCGCCGCCCGTATCCAGCAGGCCATTGACGCGATGGCGCAAGAGCCCGGCGACTGA
- a CDS encoding SRPBCC family protein encodes MNQHRSSTVGIAVGLGLTAGGVLLASLARRHKGGRDSAPGYTARRIPGKFDVTGKTVTIRKPRAELFAYWRDFANLPAIMENLEHVEVMDNQTGHSAWSIKAPAGNTVRIETKIAREVADELIAWRSVEGSEIATEGRVMFSDAPGDRGTQVTLIIAYQPPAGAVGKAVAKLFIREPAVQARHDLKRFKMLMETGEIATSANRKDETRAAQQEKKS; translated from the coding sequence ATGAACCAGCATCGATCCAGCACGGTCGGCATTGCTGTCGGTCTCGGCCTGACAGCGGGCGGCGTCCTGCTTGCCTCACTGGCGCGCAGGCATAAGGGTGGGCGAGACAGCGCACCCGGATATACCGCAAGGCGGATCCCCGGCAAATTCGATGTGACCGGCAAGACCGTCACCATTCGCAAACCGCGTGCGGAGCTGTTCGCCTATTGGCGCGACTTCGCCAATCTCCCCGCAATAATGGAAAATCTGGAACACGTCGAAGTGATGGACAACCAGACCGGCCATTCGGCCTGGAGCATCAAGGCACCTGCCGGGAACACGGTGAGAATCGAAACGAAGATTGCGCGCGAAGTCGCCGACGAGCTCATTGCCTGGCGGTCGGTGGAGGGTTCCGAAATCGCAACAGAAGGTCGGGTGATGTTCAGCGATGCACCGGGGGATCGCGGTACGCAAGTGACGCTTATCATCGCGTACCAGCCCCCGGCGGGCGCGGTGGGCAAGGCGGTCGCCAAGCTCTTCATCCGCGAACCCGCCGTTCAGGCGCGGCACGATCTCAAGCGCTTCAAGATGCTGATGGAGACCGGAGAGATCGCCACCTCGGCAAACCGCAAGGATGAAACGCGCGCAGCGCAGCAGGAGAAGAAATCATGA
- a CDS encoding DUF1134 domain-containing protein has translation MAMNISFAPSCRRAALALFAPALALFAAPAWAQGMQTVDPDAVIDADLLDNSGSNTGGGGLDNGYVYEEATPRYESPSEAARPVLDLPPENYPAASASEPQGTVDSVPPQMARQQTDTTYAEDDLIGAAEGLFGQGAEGLARLIQDVLADQGEPNAYIVGREAGGAFILGVRYGSGTLFHAVEGNMPVYWTGPSIGFDAGANAGNTFVLVYNLYDSEDLYERFPAGEGQAYFVGGFTASYVRRGDVVMIPIRVGAGLRLGVNAGYMRFTREQTWLPF, from the coding sequence ATGGCCATGAATATCAGTTTCGCCCCCAGTTGCCGCCGCGCCGCGCTCGCTCTCTTTGCGCCAGCGCTCGCACTCTTCGCCGCTCCGGCATGGGCGCAGGGGATGCAGACCGTCGATCCGGACGCGGTGATCGATGCCGACTTGCTCGATAACTCCGGATCGAACACCGGCGGCGGAGGCCTAGACAACGGTTACGTTTACGAGGAAGCGACCCCGCGCTACGAAAGCCCGAGCGAAGCGGCTCGCCCGGTGCTGGATCTGCCGCCTGAGAATTACCCGGCTGCCTCTGCCAGCGAACCGCAAGGCACCGTCGATAGCGTTCCGCCGCAAATGGCCCGGCAGCAGACGGACACGACTTATGCCGAGGACGATTTGATCGGCGCGGCCGAGGGTCTGTTTGGGCAGGGCGCCGAGGGATTGGCGCGCCTGATCCAGGATGTGCTTGCCGATCAAGGCGAGCCCAACGCCTACATTGTCGGTCGCGAGGCAGGCGGAGCCTTCATCCTTGGCGTGCGCTACGGCTCGGGCACGCTGTTTCACGCGGTGGAAGGCAACATGCCGGTTTACTGGACCGGGCCTTCGATCGGCTTCGATGCCGGGGCCAACGCCGGAAATACCTTCGTGCTGGTGTACAACCTCTATGATTCGGAAGACCTTTACGAGCGGTTCCCGGCGGGCGAGGGGCAAGCCTATTTTGTCGGCGGCTTCACCGCCAGCTACGTCCGCCGTGGCGATGTTGTGATGATCCCGATCCGCGTCGGTGCCGGGCTGCGGCTTGGGGTCAATGCCGGATACATGCGCTTCACCCGCGAGCAGACCTGGCTGCCTTTCTGA